A stretch of the Chitinophaga sp. Cy-1792 genome encodes the following:
- a CDS encoding DUF4249 domain-containing protein: protein MKKLLCYISLALLGGLTACTDTINLNIPKGKSYPVLDAWITTETGIQTIRITMSVPYTSEDPAPVVSDAKIIVHDITSGDSYPFTFSNGAYTYNASSKPIGVVGHVYKLHVEYQGEILEGLDSLNRVPPIDSITYEFKKKEESYSNKEGYYARFFAKDLPGGTDYYWIRSYRNDTTRRLEDAFSIDGLYDSGLNDGGPFILPISQSITDYSKPFQLNEKVIVRLSSLSKRSYDFLTQVDQQVNAGGLFAKVLENVPTNMQNTITNGKVRMLGWFGTSAVSRAEKTIK, encoded by the coding sequence ATGAAAAAATTATTGTGCTATATATCACTGGCTTTGCTGGGAGGATTGACAGCCTGTACAGATACCATTAACCTGAACATTCCTAAAGGAAAATCATACCCGGTACTCGATGCCTGGATCACGACTGAAACAGGCATTCAAACCATTCGTATCACCATGTCGGTACCGTATACCAGCGAGGATCCGGCTCCGGTTGTCAGCGATGCAAAAATCATCGTACATGACATCACCAGCGGCGATAGCTATCCGTTTACCTTCAGCAACGGCGCCTATACCTACAATGCCAGCAGCAAGCCAATTGGCGTGGTAGGACACGTCTACAAGCTGCATGTGGAATATCAGGGAGAAATCCTGGAAGGCCTGGATTCGCTCAACCGTGTACCACCAATTGATTCCATTACCTACGAGTTTAAAAAGAAAGAAGAATCATACTCCAACAAAGAAGGTTACTATGCACGCTTTTTTGCAAAAGACCTTCCTGGTGGCACCGATTATTACTGGATCAGGTCCTACAGAAATGATACCACCCGCCGGCTGGAAGATGCATTTTCTATCGATGGCCTCTATGATTCAGGCCTGAACGATGGCGGCCCTTTCATTCTGCCGATTTCACAAAGCATCACTGATTACAGCAAACCTTTCCAGCTGAATGAAAAAGTAATCGTACGCCTGTCGTCCCTCTCTAAACGCAGTTACGATTTCCTGACACAGGTAGATCAGCAGGTAAATGCCGGCGGTCTCTTTGCCAAAGTACTTGAAAACGTGCCTACCAACATGCAGAACACGATTACCAATGGTAAAGTACGGATGCTGGGATGGTTTGGAACATCTGCAGTAAGCAGGGCGGAAAAAACGATCAAATAA
- a CDS encoding BlaI/MecI/CopY family transcriptional regulator produces MKQNKPTESELEILGILWDRGASTVREVHEKLSETKEAGYTTTLKLMQIMYEKGLLSRDASSKTHIYTAAVSQEETQQQLLNKMIDTVFGGSATQLVMQALGHHKSSTEELDQIRAYLSKIEQQKK; encoded by the coding sequence GTGAAACAAAACAAGCCTACAGAAAGCGAACTGGAAATCCTCGGCATACTTTGGGACCGCGGCGCCAGCACCGTACGGGAAGTACATGAAAAACTTTCTGAAACCAAAGAGGCAGGTTACACTACTACCCTTAAGCTGATGCAGATCATGTATGAGAAAGGGTTATTATCCAGAGATGCCAGCAGCAAAACACATATCTATACTGCTGCCGTTTCACAGGAAGAAACCCAGCAACAGCTGCTGAATAAAATGATAGATACTGTATTTGGCGGATCGGCTACTCAGCTGGTGATGCAGGCCCTTGGCCACCATAAATCATCTACAGAAGAGCTGGATCAGATCCGTGCCTATTTATCTAAAATTGAACAGCAAAAAAAGTAA
- a CDS encoding sterol desaturase family protein, protein MIERIPPMPPNLILYAIPAFVLLILAEIIITTIDHRDLYKPKDAASSIAMGLGNVIIGGFTKAFIFGAYTVVYQFRFITLDYVWWVWILCFFADDFSYYWFHRTSHTVRYFWASHVIHHSSESYTLATALRQTWTGNLTGSFIFWLWMPLAGFTPIMIMTMQAVSLIYQFWIHTEVIHKLWAPVEFIFNTPSHHRVHHGSDLDYLDKNHGGVLIIWDRLFGTFTPELERPHYGLTSNIHTFNPLRIATHEWTDIFRDLGKSRSVKEVWYYIFGAPGWSADGSKKTTRQLRQEMQFKKDN, encoded by the coding sequence TTGATAGAAAGAATTCCACCCATGCCTCCTAATCTGATTTTATACGCTATACCTGCTTTTGTGCTGTTGATTTTAGCAGAAATAATCATCACCACCATTGACCACCGCGATCTTTATAAACCCAAAGACGCCGCCAGCAGCATAGCGATGGGACTGGGCAATGTCATCATCGGAGGATTTACCAAAGCATTTATATTCGGCGCCTATACAGTAGTGTACCAGTTCAGGTTCATTACGCTCGACTATGTATGGTGGGTATGGATTTTATGTTTTTTTGCAGATGATTTCAGCTATTACTGGTTCCATAGGACCAGCCACACTGTACGCTATTTCTGGGCTTCCCACGTCATCCATCACTCTTCAGAAAGCTATACACTGGCTACGGCACTGCGCCAGACCTGGACAGGCAACCTGACCGGTAGCTTTATTTTCTGGCTCTGGATGCCACTGGCCGGCTTCACGCCCATTATGATCATGACGATGCAGGCCGTAAGCTTAATTTACCAGTTCTGGATACATACAGAAGTGATTCACAAACTATGGGCGCCAGTAGAATTTATATTTAACACCCCATCGCATCACCGGGTACACCACGGCTCCGACCTGGATTACCTGGACAAAAACCATGGCGGCGTACTCATAATCTGGGACCGTCTTTTTGGTACTTTCACGCCCGAGCTGGAACGGCCACATTACGGACTCACCTCTAATATACACACATTCAACCCTTTACGTATTGCCACCCATGAATGGACAGATATTTTCCGGGATCTCGGAAAGTCCCGCTCCGTGAAAGAGGTCTGGTATTATATTTTTGGCGCCCCTGGCTGGAGTGCCGATGGTAGTAAGAAGACAACCAGGCAGTTGAGGCAGGAAATGCAGTTTAAAAAAGATAATTAA